The following DNA comes from Mucisphaera calidilacus.
GGCGGTCGAGCCAGAGCTGGTTGTCCTTGGCGTGGGCGAACCAGGATCCGGTGCGGGACTGCTCGTAGCGAACGACGGTGCCGGTGACCGGCTGAGACATGGGCAGGGACCTCGATACGATCTGCTGGGTGACGGTGACGCGGGTGCCGGGCTCAAACTGGTCCTGAGCGGTGCTCATGGCGGTGTTCTCCGTGGTCGAAGGCGATGAGATGTCTTCAGATGTGCTATCTTAGCGATTCGCTCGGGATCGCCCCGGGACCCGGTTTTTTTGCCCGGGATGGCGATCTTGACCTGCAGGACGGGTGTCCGAGCGGCTGAAGGAGCCGGTTTCGAAAACCGGTGTACGGGTTTCCCGTACCGTGGGTTCGAATCCCACCCCGTCCGCTTGGTTCGCACGCCCATGAGGATCTCCATGAATGGCATCCTCCGATCCCTGCTGTGTTCGTTTCTTCTGTTCGACGCAGCGTCGGTGTTGGCTCAGTCAGCGGAACCGCCGGCTGAGGGGGCTGCCGAGCCGCCTGTCGCGTCGGAGCCCATGGAGGCTGAGGATCCGGGGCTGATCCGTGGTCTGTCGGAGAGGGTTCTCTCGGACTGGCAGTACGGCTCGTCGGTCAAGGGGAGCCGGCCGTCAGAGTTGCAGGAGCTGAGCACCTCGAATCTGCAGCCGGTTGAGCAGAAGAACGGCGAGTGGTTTCTGGCCCCTATTCCGGTTTCCAGCCCGCAGACGGGCTTTGCCCTGCTGGGTGTCGGCGGCTACCTCTTCAGCACCGAGCCGGACAACCCTGAGATGCCGACGTCGATGGTCACCGCGGCGGGGATGTACAGCGAGAACGGCAGTTGGATGGGGCTGCTGGGCACACGGCTGCACCTGGCCGGCGACAAGTGGCGTATCGAGGGAGGTGGGGGTTACGCGAACTTCAACTACGATTTTTACGGGGTCGGATCGACGCCGGGCGAGAGTGCGCCACGGATCCCACTTCGGACGCAATATTCGGGGCTTGTGGTACACGTCCTGCGCGAGGTCGCTCCGGACATGTACGCGGGCCCGACGATCGGCATGGGCAACATCAAGTCGAACATCCGGACGAACCAGCCTGTGCCGCCGGGGCTGCAGGATGTACTCGAGAGTGACACCACCAACGTCGGTCTTGGTCTTCGCTACATGTGGGACACACGGGACAATTCGTTGTCGCCGACCGAGGGCTTCCTGCTGGACGCACGGGGCAATGTGAACAACGGTGCCTGGGGCGCGAGTTTCGACTACGGGTCGCTGGCGGTTGAGTACGCGATGTACCACGCCATCACGGACTCGGGCACACTTGCCTGGCGCATCAAGAACGAGTTCAAGTTCGGCGATGCGCCCTTCTACGACCTCTCGATGTACGACTTCCGCGGGTACGAGCGTGGCCAGTTCCGCGACAAGTATCTTTTTGGTGCCGAGGTGGAGTACCGTCAGAAAATCTGGAAACGTCTGGCCGGTGTCGTCTTCACGAGTCTGGGGCAGGTCTCGCCACACTCGTTCGAATTCAGCGTCAACCGCTGGCTGCCCGCGGCGGGCGGCGGGGTTCGGATCCAGTTAACCGAGAAGAACCCGATGTACTACGCCATCGACTATGCCTATGGCCGAACCGGATCGCAGTACTACATGTCCATCGGGCAGGCGTTCTGAGGGTTCACGCCGGCCATGCGTGGATCACGGCGAGGCTCGCCGCGAGCGAGAAGGGGCACGCGAGCGTGGTGGTGGCGATGATCGAGGCGGCCAGCCCCTCGTCGCCACGGAGTTGTGTCACGAGGACGTAGCTGGCGACCGCGGTCGGTGTTGAGGCAAGGATCAGAAAGGCAAAGGCCTGCTGCTGATCCAGTTGCAAGGCCCACGCGAGCAGCACGGCGAGGGCCGGGCCGAGTCCGAGCTTGACGGTCGTGGTGATGGCCGCGAGGCCAAGATGGTTGTGAACCTGATAGATGGTCAGCGCCCCGCCGAGACTGATGAGCGCTAGGGGCGCCGCGGGCTGACCGAGGAGGTTGAGCGTGGCAGCAATGGGCCTGATCTGATCGACGCCGAGTATCCCCAGCAGCAGGCCGGCGACACAGGCGATGATGAAGGGGTTGGTGACCAGTGCGTGGAGCGTGTCCATGAGCGTCTTGCTCAGGTGCGTGTCGCTGTCACGCGTGTGATTGGGCAGTGTCAGCACCGGGACGGCGAGGAGGTTGTAGATCGCGATGATCGGCGCGAGCGTGAGTGCGGCGATGGCGAGGGTTCGGTCGTCGGCGCCGGCGAGTTCGATCACCGGCAGGCCCACGAAGGCCAGATTTCCGCGGAACGCACCCTGGATGACCACGCCGAACGCGGCACGCTCACGGCTGAAGATCAGCCAGCAGAGCAGGCCGGCGCCCGCGGTGGTCAGCGTTAGCAGGGTCATCGCGAGGACCACCCAGCCCACGGTGCTATCGAGACTCCCGGCTTCCGCGATCTTGATGATCAGGAGGGCCGGCAGGAAGATCCAGTAGACAAGCTTGTCGAGGATCGCCCGGTGTTCGGGCCGCACGAATCCCGAGCGGAAGAGCATCACGCCGAGCGCTACGAGCAGCACGATCGGCAGCAGCGTCTCGATGATGTGCAGGAAGACCATGGGCAGATGGTAACGGGAAGCGCTCTGGCCGAGCCGGGTGTTCAGCGTGTCGCGACGGTCAGCCGGCTGCCGAGTGAGGCCGGCCACTGATCGCCAACGCCCGCGTCGGTGATGATCTCGTCGAAACGATCGAGCTCTGCGACACGAACGAGCGAACGACGACCGAACTTGCTGGCGTCCATGAGCAGGACCGACCGCTCGGCCTGGTCCATCATGGCCAGCTCGATCCGTGTCAGCTCGGTGTTGAGGTTGTAGCCGGCGTTCTCGTCGAGTGCGGCGAGTGAGAGGAAACAGATATCGGCGTAGAGGTCGCGCAGCGCCTGGCGTGCGAGCGGTCCGACCATGGCGGAGGTGCGTGGGTAGAGCTTGCCGCCGACCACGGTGATCTCGACCTGCTCGTCGTTGGCGAAGTGCTGTGCGATGGCGAGGGAGGTCGTCGCGATCTGGATCGGTCGCACGGTGATCTGCTGGGCGGCGTAGACGACGGTCGACCCGGCGTCCATGAGGATCGTCATGTTCGGTTCGATCAAGCGAGCGGCCGCGGCACCGATCGCGCGTTTGGCCTCGACGTTGTCTGCCATGCGTCCGGCGAAGGCGGTTGCCTGCCCGCTGTGCGTGGTGGGCGACGTGTCGAGGAGCACCGCCCCGCCGTGCGTGCGCTCGATGAGCCCGCGTTCTGCCAGCCGGTCGAGATCACGCCTGACCGTTGAGACACTCACGTCGAGTTCTGCGGAGAGCATCTCGAGACTGGCGCTGCCTCGCTGCTTGAGGATGTCCAGGAGGCGTTGCTGGCGTTCGAGGATCAGCATGTATGGGTGTATCGGCTGGTGGTGCCCCCGCGGGTCACTTGAGCTGGGCGAAGGTCTGGTCGAGTGACTGGCTCGACCGCTGCAGGCCGGCGAGTTCCTTGGGCCAGAGCTTGATGTCATGGTAGCCCACAACACCCTCGCGGCCCACGACTGTCGGGATCGACAGGCAGACACGCTGCAAGCCGTACTGGCCTGACATGCGTGTCGAGACGGGGAGGATCTGGCGGCTGTCGAGCGCGATGCTGTGGATGACCTCGAGAATCGAAAGCCCCACGGCGTAGCCGGCACCGCCCTTGCGGCGGATCACCTCGGCGCCGGAACCCTTGGTGCGCTCGAAGATGGTCTGCTGCTCGTTGGGGGTGAGCAGTTCGGTGAGCGCGATGCCGCCTACGGTTGCCGACGACCAGATCGGCGACATCGAGTCGCCGTGCTCGCCGAGGATCAGGGCCTTGACCTGCGTGGGCGGGAGGTTCTTCGCCTCGGCGATCATCGATCGGAAACGGGCGGTGTCGAGCACCGTGCCCAGGCCCATCACCCGCTGCGGGTTCCAGTCTAGGTACTCGACCGCGAGGCGTGTGAGCACGTCGACGGGGTTGGAGACGACAAAGAGGATCGCGTCGCGTGACAGCCCGCCATCCCTCAGGCCATCGAGGATGCCGCGGAAGATCGAGACGTTGCGGTTGATCAGGTCGAGTCGTGACTCGTCCGGTTTGCGGCGTGAGCCGGCCGTGATGCAGACGACGTCGGCGTCGGCCACCTCGCTGAGATTCGCGGCGTGGATGCGCTGATCGGCGATGATCGAGCTGCCGTGGAGCAGGTCGAGCGCCTCGCCCTGGGCGGCGTCGTGGTTGACGTCCACCAGCGCGATGTCACGGACAATGCCGCCACACTGCAGGGCGTAAGCTGCGTTCGATCCGACGCGTCCCGCGCCGCCGACGATGGCTACCTTGATCGACATGATTCAGACTCTCGTTGGCTGTTTGTTCAGGGTTTACTTGGCACCGGCCATGATCTGGTCGGTAATGGATCGGACGAGTTGCTCGAAGTCGGCGTCGGACCCGCCCGCGGCGGCGGAGGGCGTCGCGACCTGACCGTCGCAGCCGCACGATGCGCTCATCGGCTGAACGCCGAAGGTCGTGAGGAAGGCCTCGTTGTCGGGGCCGACGCATCCGGTCGGTGCGCACTTGAGGCGGTCGTCGGGGAAGCCGAAGCGTTGCTTGACCTTCAGCAGGTCGGTCATCTGGTTGTCGTCAAGCACGTTCACCTGACCGAGTTGCTTGGTGAGGATCAACTGCTTGCAGTAGTTGTCGAGGATCTCCAGGCGGTAGTAGGCCTCGATGAGCGTGCTGCCGAGCGAGACCGAGCCGTGGTTGGCCATCAGGATGGTGTTGGTCTGCTCGTTGATGCGATCGATGAAGCTCGCGGGCAGGTCGGGGCCGCCTGGGGTCGCGTACTTGGCGAAGATCGTGCGTCCCAGGAAGACCTCGGCCTCGGGGTGGATGCCCTCGGGCAGCGGGATGTTGGCGAGGCAGAAGGCGACGGCGTGCGGCGGGTGCGAGTGAATGACCGCCTTGACCGTCGGCTGTTTCTTGTAGATCGCCAGGTGGACGAGCACCTCGCTGGTCCGCTTGCGGCCCTTGCCGTTCGACTCGACCTGGTTGCCGTCCATGTCGACGATGCAGAGGTCCTCGGGGTCGAGGAAGCCCTTGCTGATGCCGGTTGGCGTGCAGACGACGCGGTCTTCGCTGATGCGCACCGAGTGGTTGCCCTCATTGCCAGCGCAGTAGCCGCGCTGCCAGATGCGGTTGCCGATGTCGCACATTTCTTTTTTGATCTGCCAGATTGGAGCGTTCACAGCGTGTTCCTCAAGTCAGTGAGGGGGGAAAGTCAGGTTCAGGTGTTCCATTCGATCTGGTCGAGGATCGCGGCGTTATATGCATCGACCGGTGCCTTGCCCGGATGAAAAGGCGCCGCCGCCTCGCGTCCCTCGCTGATGGCGATCACCGCGCCGATCCCGGCACCGAGCGAATCAAAGACCACCAGCGACTCGGGCATCGGCGACTGCCGCGGCTTACTCGACTTGATGCCGGCCAGCGCGGGCCCGTCGAGTACTTCGCCGATCAGGAGCTGGCCCGGCGGGAAGCCGTTGAGCGACTTGCCGAGGGTCACGTTGCCGATGACGCGTGCGATCCTCATGAGCGTGCCCCCTCTACCGCGTGCAGTGCGTGAGCGATCGTCGCGGGCACCGCGGGTGACGAGGCCAGCATGCTGTCCACCCGGCCGGCCATCTGGTCGTAATCGTTGTACGGGAACTCGAGAATGAGCACGTTCGCGCCGAGGTCGCGCAGGCCCTGCCGCACAGAACCGTCGCAGTGCCCGAGGATCGCGCGGATGCCACGCAGACGGTTGGCGAAGCACATCGGCTTGGCGGCCTGGGCGACAAAAAGGATGCCGCCCGCCGCACGCCCGGTGCTGATCGCGCCGGCCATGTCGGTCAAGACCGAAGGCAACGCGGCTGCCTCGCGCGGAGCGATCATCGGCAGCAAGCGATGCCGACGCTCCTCGACGATCTGCTTCACCGCCGGACACTGCCCGCACGTCCACCACAGCCACGGCTGGCCGTAGTTGATGGCCTGGAGCGTGCCCTGCGTGGCCGCGACCTGCCGCCTGGAGAACCGGTGCGGCGCCTGCCGGACCTTGTCCTGCGCCAGCGGTGTCAGACGCGCGGTCGCAGCCAGGATTACGCTGCCGTCGGGAGAGGAGGCGACGGCATCGTCGATCATGTTCGCCGTGATCAGACCGTCGATCACGGGAGGCTCGGTCAAAGCCTGAACCATGGGCGGATCGCCCTGCTGCGACACCGTGACCGGCGGGCTGACCGGAGCCGGATCGGGCAGCACGCCCGCGCCCGGGCACTGACCGAGTGGCGGCTGGATCGGCGCCGGTGTCGAACCACCCGACGCCTGCATCGCGCGCAGCACCTGCTCCGCGATCCGTGCGATGAGTTGGGGGTCCGGTGTGGTCATGGCGTCTGTCACTTGCGCGGCACCTGGATGCCGTTGGGGTCAACAATCGAGAGTGTCCACCATCGTGCGGGGCTGGAATCATCGTGCAGCAGGTCGCGGATTCCCAGGCCGTCGGAGGTGATCACCACCGTGTCGTCGCGGCCCGCACCGAGGTTGTCGAGGACGAGCACCGGATCACCAACCGGCTGCATCGCGTTGCCGAGCATCTCGACAAGCAGCATTTTCGCGCCGTCCAGCGACGGGTGCTTGATAGTGCTCGTGGCTCGGCCTCGTACGACAGCGAGTTGCATAGCGTCGGTCGTCTCCGTGGGTCAGATCATCCGCAGGGAACCGCTGACGCTCATGCGTCGGAAGCGGGTGAACGTCGCGGGGCTGGTGATGCCCTCGCCGCTGGGTGTGGCGATCGAATAGCTGGCGTAGCCCTCGCCGCCCGCGCCAAGGCCGGCCGTGCAGGGTCCGTTCACAACGAAGAGCGTCGTGTTCATCACACGACCCATCCGCGAGATGTTCGCGAGGTTGTTCGAGTGGATGATCGCCGTGTGCCCGAAGCCGTGCTCGTTCTCGACCGCCAGCTGCAACGCGTGGTCGAAGTGGCTGCAACGCACAAACGGCACGAAGGGCATCATCTGCTCGGTCGGGACAAAGGGGTGATCCGCGGCGGTCTCGCCGAAGAGCAGGTCCGTGCCCGCGGGCACCGTGATCCCCGCGGCCTCGGCGAGCCGTGACGCATCGGCACCCACGAACTCCTTGCGGGGGACCCAGTGGTCGTCGTGGAAGGTCATCGCCGTCTCGGTGAGCTTGTTGATCTGCTGCGTGGTCAGCTGCACCGCGCCGGCGTTCACCATCGCCTGCATCATCGCCTCGAACACCTCGCGGACGACAAAGACTTCCTTCTCGCCGATGCAGAGGAGGTTGTTGTCGAACGCGGCGCCGGCGATGATCGACTTCGCGGCGTTGTCCAGGTCGGCCGAGGCATCGATCACCACGGGCGGGTTGCCCGGGCCCGCGACGATCGCTCGCTTGGGCTGCTTGGCGGCTGCCTTGGCGACCGCCGGCCCGCCGGTCGCCACCAGCAGCGGGATGCGCGGGTGGCTGAAGATCTTCTCGGCACTCCGCAGCGTCGGCGGGTCCATGATGCAGAGCAGCGGGTCGATGTTGAACTGCTGCTTGATGGCACGGTTGTAGGTGCGTGCGGCGAGGATCGCCGACTTCGCGCCCGACGGGTGTGCGTTGATCACCATCGAGTTGCCCGCCGCGATCATGTTGATGGCGTTCGCGGTCATGGTCGGGATCGAGTGGGTCACCGGCGTGATGACACCGATCACGCCCCACGGCGCGCCCTCGTCGAGGGAGACGCCGTCGTCGCCGCTGTGCGCCGGCGTGGTCAGGAACTCCACGCCCGGCACGTTCTCGAGCAACTCGAGCTTGGCGATCTTGTGATCCAGCCGCCCGACCTGCGTCTCGTTCAGCTCGAACTCGCCCCAGGCCTTGGCGTTCTCGCCGGCGATCTTCTTGATGAGCTTGACGATGGCGTCGCGTGTCTTGACGCCTGCCGCGGCCAGCTGCTGCTGGGCCTTCTCGGCCGAGGCGACTGCCGTATCCACGTCCGCGAACGTGCCCTCAGCCGGGTTGGCCTGCGACGCCGGGGCCGGTGCCGAACCCTGGTTGGCAGATGGCCGGCTGTTCGTAGCGGGCGCGGCCTGGCTGTTGGCGGCGCTCTGCATCTGCCGGAGCACCTCGGTCACCACGCTCTGAATGAGTTCGGATTGCTGCATCATGAAGGCTCACATATGGAAAACGTCAGCGGCTCTTGCCCCTGGGTTTCGCGGGCGTGGTCTCGATCGGGTTGCCGCCGATCGAGGCCGAATCGATCACGCCGACAATCACCGCGTCGGTTGGCATCTTGCCGCAGCCCTCGGCCAGCCGGGCACTCGAACCCTGCGTCACGAGCACGACCTGGCCGGTGGCCGCGCCGATGCTGTCGATCGCCACGATCGCACGACCGGTGATCGAGAATCGACCCGCGCTGGCCACGCCGTTGGCGGCGACCTTGTTGTCGTCGTAGTCGACCTTGAGCGGCTCGATGATCAGCAGGCGCGTCCCCTTGAGGGATTCATCCTTGACGGTGGACACGACCTGGCCTTTGACACGTCCGAGGAACATGGCGTTGCTCCGAGCGCAGCGACGCTGCGCATGGATAGGGGGACCGAACGCTGGAGCGGTGATCAGATCTTGAGGACGTCGTCGTGCGGACGCGGGATCACGTTCACCGAGAGCACTTCGCCCACGCGACGCGCTGCCTCGGCCCCCGCCTCGACCGCTGCCTTGACCGCGGCGACATCGCCCTCAACGGTCACGGCGACCATGCCGCTGCCGGGCTTGTCCTTGCGCAGGAACTTGACGTTCGCGGCCTTGAGCGCCGCATCAAGAGCTTCGATGGCGGGAACGAGTCCCTTGGTCTCAATGGTTCCGATCGATTGCTGGGCCATGGTTAGGCTCCTGTCTAAAAGGTGCTCGCCGACACACGCACGGCGAGGATGGTGTCACGTCGCAGACGCCGAACCCGCCAGGACCTCGAGGGTCTGACGGGCAACGACCTGCTCTTCGTCGGTGGGGATCACCCAGACCTCCACGTCACTGTTTTTCCTGCTCACCAGCGTCTCGGCGTTGCCGTCTGCGCCGGCGCTGGTCGTCTCATCAAGTCGGATGCCGAGGAAGGCAAGATCACGACAGACCGCCTCGCGGATCCGGATATTGTGCTGGCCGATCCCGCCCGTGAAGACCAGCGCGTCGACGCCGCCGAGGGCGACCGCGTACGCGCCGATGTAATGCCTGCAGGACTCGACAAACGCGTCTACCGCCAGTTGGGCACGCTCGTTGCCCTCCGACGCGGCCTTCTGCACGTCACGCATGTCCGCGCTCACGCCACTGATCCCCAGCAGGCCGCCCTGCTTGCCCAGTTGGCTGAGGACGTCGTCCACCGACAGCCCCATCCCACGCAGCTTCAGCAACGCGTACATGTCGAAGTCGCCGACACGGGCCGCGTGCAGGATGCCGGTCTGAGGGGTTGTGCCGAACGAGTTGGCGACGCTCTGCCCCGCCTTGATCGCGCAGGCCGAGCACGACCCGCCGAGGTGGAGGTTGATGACGCGTTTCGCCTCGGGTCGAATCTGCTGCATGCGACGCGCGATGTAAGCGTTGGAGGCTCCGTGGAAGCCGTAGCGACGCACGCCCTGCTCGGTCCAGTCGTACGGGATGCCGTACACCTGCCGGGCCATCGGGATGCTCTGGTGGAACGCCGTCTCGAACGCCGCCACCTGCCACGCATCGGGGAGCAGTTGAGCAAAGGCTTTCATGGCCGCGATGTAAGGCGGGTTGTGCGCCGGAGCGAGGTCGCTGAAGGAGGTCATCGTGTCGATGACGTCCTGATCGACGCGCACCGCACCCGAGATCGGTCCGCCATGCACGGCCTTGAAGCCGATGGCGTCGATCCGGCTGCTGTCGCCGAAACCCACCGCGGGCATTTCCGCCAACAACGCAGCGATCGCCGCCTGGTGGTCGGCGAAGTCCGCCTGACCCTCACGCGTCGCCTCACTCCCGCTCACCTTCCACGCGCTGCCGCCCTGCCCGATCCGGTCCGCGGCGCCCGATGCAAGCGCAGTCAGGCTCTCGTCCGCGCTCGTCTCGTAGAGCTTGAACTTGAGGCTGGTGGAGCCGAGATTGGCGACAAGGACGATCATGACGCTTCCGGTGAGGGTGCTTGCGTATCAGGCTCAGAGCTTGTCGACGAGCTGATCGTGCGGACGCGGGATCACGTGCGCCGCGACCAACTCACCCACCGCGCCGGCCGCTTCGGCACCGGCGTCGACCGCGGCCTTGACCGAACCGACGTCGCCGGTCACGAGCACGGTGATGTACGCGCCGCCGATGGCGACGGACTTGCTCAGCGTCACGTCCGCGGCTTTGAGCATCGCGTCGGTGCCCTGGATCAG
Coding sequences within:
- a CDS encoding EutN/CcmL family microcompartment protein translates to MQLAVVRGRATSTIKHPSLDGAKMLLVEMLGNAMQPVGDPVLVLDNLGAGRDDTVVITSDGLGIRDLLHDDSSPARWWTLSIVDPNGIQVPRK
- a CDS encoding EutN/CcmL family microcompartment protein; the protein is MRIARVIGNVTLGKSLNGFPPGQLLIGEVLDGPALAGIKSSKPRQSPMPESLVVFDSLGAGIGAVIAISEGREAAAPFHPGKAPVDAYNAAILDQIEWNT
- a CDS encoding aldehyde dehydrogenase codes for the protein MMQQSELIQSVVTEVLRQMQSAANSQAAPATNSRPSANQGSAPAPASQANPAEGTFADVDTAVASAEKAQQQLAAAGVKTRDAIVKLIKKIAGENAKAWGEFELNETQVGRLDHKIAKLELLENVPGVEFLTTPAHSGDDGVSLDEGAPWGVIGVITPVTHSIPTMTANAINMIAAGNSMVINAHPSGAKSAILAARTYNRAIKQQFNIDPLLCIMDPPTLRSAEKIFSHPRIPLLVATGGPAVAKAAAKQPKRAIVAGPGNPPVVIDASADLDNAAKSIIAGAAFDNNLLCIGEKEVFVVREVFEAMMQAMVNAGAVQLTTQQINKLTETAMTFHDDHWVPRKEFVGADASRLAEAAGITVPAGTDLLFGETAADHPFVPTEQMMPFVPFVRCSHFDHALQLAVENEHGFGHTAIIHSNNLANISRMGRVMNTTLFVVNGPCTAGLGAGGEGYASYSIATPSGEGITSPATFTRFRRMSVSGSLRMI
- a CDS encoding BMC domain-containing protein, with product MAQQSIGTIETKGLVPAIEALDAALKAANVKFLRKDKPGSGMVAVTVEGDVAAVKAAVEAGAEAARRVGEVLSVNVIPRPHDDVLKI
- a CDS encoding DeoR/GlpR family DNA-binding transcription regulator, whose amino-acid sequence is MLILERQQRLLDILKQRGSASLEMLSAELDVSVSTVRRDLDRLAERGLIERTHGGAVLLDTSPTTHSGQATAFAGRMADNVEAKRAIGAAAARLIEPNMTILMDAGSTVVYAAQQITVRPIQIATTSLAIAQHFANDEQVEITVVGGKLYPRTSAMVGPLARQALRDLYADICFLSLAALDENAGYNLNTELTRIELAMMDQAERSVLLMDASKFGRRSLVRVAELDRFDEIITDAGVGDQWPASLGSRLTVATR
- a CDS encoding acetate/propionate family kinase encodes the protein MIVLVANLGSTSLKFKLYETSADESLTALASGAADRIGQGGSAWKVSGSEATREGQADFADHQAAIAALLAEMPAVGFGDSSRIDAIGFKAVHGGPISGAVRVDQDVIDTMTSFSDLAPAHNPPYIAAMKAFAQLLPDAWQVAAFETAFHQSIPMARQVYGIPYDWTEQGVRRYGFHGASNAYIARRMQQIRPEAKRVINLHLGGSCSACAIKAGQSVANSFGTTPQTGILHAARVGDFDMYALLKLRGMGLSVDDVLSQLGKQGGLLGISGVSADMRDVQKAASEGNERAQLAVDAFVESCRHYIGAYAVALGGVDALVFTGGIGQHNIRIREAVCRDLAFLGIRLDETTSAGADGNAETLVSRKNSDVEVWVIPTDEEQVVARQTLEVLAGSASAT
- a CDS encoding BMC domain-containing protein, which translates into the protein MAAIGILETRGQTGLIQGTDAMLKAADVTLSKSVAIGGAYITVLVTGDVGSVKAAVDAGAEAAGAVGELVAAHVIPRPHDQLVDKL
- a CDS encoding BamA/TamA family outer membrane protein, with the protein product MNGILRSLLCSFLLFDAASVLAQSAEPPAEGAAEPPVASEPMEAEDPGLIRGLSERVLSDWQYGSSVKGSRPSELQELSTSNLQPVEQKNGEWFLAPIPVSSPQTGFALLGVGGYLFSTEPDNPEMPTSMVTAAGMYSENGSWMGLLGTRLHLAGDKWRIEGGGGYANFNYDFYGVGSTPGESAPRIPLRTQYSGLVVHVLREVAPDMYAGPTIGMGNIKSNIRTNQPVPPGLQDVLESDTTNVGLGLRYMWDTRDNSLSPTEGFLLDARGNVNNGAWGASFDYGSLAVEYAMYHAITDSGTLAWRIKNEFKFGDAPFYDLSMYDFRGYERGQFRDKYLFGAEVEYRQKIWKRLAGVVFTSLGQVSPHSFEFSVNRWLPAAGGGVRIQLTEKNPMYYAIDYAYGRTGSQYYMSIGQAF
- a CDS encoding malate dehydrogenase, with protein sequence MSIKVAIVGGAGRVGSNAAYALQCGGIVRDIALVDVNHDAAQGEALDLLHGSSIIADQRIHAANLSEVADADVVCITAGSRRKPDESRLDLINRNVSIFRGILDGLRDGGLSRDAILFVVSNPVDVLTRLAVEYLDWNPQRVMGLGTVLDTARFRSMIAEAKNLPPTQVKALILGEHGDSMSPIWSSATVGGIALTELLTPNEQQTIFERTKGSGAEVIRRKGGAGYAVGLSILEVIHSIALDSRQILPVSTRMSGQYGLQRVCLSIPTVVGREGVVGYHDIKLWPKELAGLQRSSQSLDQTFAQLK
- a CDS encoding AEC family transporter produces the protein MVFLHIIETLLPIVLLVALGVMLFRSGFVRPEHRAILDKLVYWIFLPALLIIKIAEAGSLDSTVGWVVLAMTLLTLTTAGAGLLCWLIFSRERAAFGVVIQGAFRGNLAFVGLPVIELAGADDRTLAIAALTLAPIIAIYNLLAVPVLTLPNHTRDSDTHLSKTLMDTLHALVTNPFIIACVAGLLLGILGVDQIRPIAATLNLLGQPAAPLALISLGGALTIYQVHNHLGLAAITTTVKLGLGPALAVLLAWALQLDQQQAFAFLILASTPTAVASYVLVTQLRGDEGLAASIIATTTLACPFSLAASLAVIHAWPA
- a CDS encoding EutN/CcmL family microcompartment protein, which codes for MFLGRVKGQVVSTVKDESLKGTRLLIIEPLKVDYDDNKVAANGVASAGRFSITGRAIVAIDSIGAATGQVVLVTQGSSARLAEGCGKMPTDAVIVGVIDSASIGGNPIETTPAKPRGKSR
- a CDS encoding class II aldolase/adducin family protein; the encoded protein is MNAPIWQIKKEMCDIGNRIWQRGYCAGNEGNHSVRISEDRVVCTPTGISKGFLDPEDLCIVDMDGNQVESNGKGRKRTSEVLVHLAIYKKQPTVKAVIHSHPPHAVAFCLANIPLPEGIHPEAEVFLGRTIFAKYATPGGPDLPASFIDRINEQTNTILMANHGSVSLGSTLIEAYYRLEILDNYCKQLILTKQLGQVNVLDDNQMTDLLKVKQRFGFPDDRLKCAPTGCVGPDNEAFLTTFGVQPMSASCGCDGQVATPSAAAGGSDADFEQLVRSITDQIMAGAK